A single genomic interval of Candidatus Binatia bacterium harbors:
- a CDS encoding AAA family ATPase, whose protein sequence is MYLNFYGLKLKPFNPTPDPKFLYLTSSHREALAQILYGVQEGKGFIVLTGEVGTGKTTLIQTLLRRLDERTEVAFIFNSKLPFEALVEYMLRDFGIMDNLSSQSQRLFALNSFLIDRRRAGQNTVLIIDEAQNLDPPALEQVRLLSNFETPTDKLLQIFLSGQPELQAKLDLPELRQLKQRIALRSVIRPLTADETCDYVQHRLKIAGARNADIFTDAALGRIAKYARGIPRLVNIVCDHSLLFGYAEQKRRIDAETVDEVVGYLEQGERPQRKPALGRAGWRMVKAPLHWLSGALAAVLVLGLVFFVLRLGALEDFSLQVEGAVIEALRSLFSALAAFLQESVRFRFTSFLT, encoded by the coding sequence ATGTATCTGAACTTTTACGGACTCAAGCTCAAGCCCTTCAATCCGACGCCGGATCCCAAGTTTCTCTATCTGACGTCGAGCCATCGCGAGGCCCTCGCGCAGATTCTCTACGGCGTTCAGGAAGGAAAAGGCTTCATCGTTCTCACCGGCGAGGTCGGAACCGGAAAGACGACTTTGATTCAGACGCTTCTCCGCCGCCTGGACGAGAGGACCGAAGTCGCCTTCATCTTCAACTCGAAGCTGCCGTTCGAGGCGCTGGTGGAATACATGCTGAGAGACTTCGGCATCATGGACAACCTCAGCTCCCAATCCCAGCGGCTCTTCGCGCTCAACAGCTTTCTGATCGATCGGCGGCGCGCCGGGCAAAATACCGTGCTCATCATCGACGAGGCGCAGAACCTCGACCCGCCGGCCTTGGAGCAGGTGCGGCTGCTGTCGAATTTTGAAACCCCGACGGACAAGCTCTTGCAGATTTTCCTCTCCGGACAGCCCGAACTTCAGGCCAAGCTCGATTTGCCCGAGTTGCGCCAGTTGAAGCAGCGGATCGCGCTCCGCTCGGTCATCCGGCCGCTCACCGCCGACGAGACCTGCGACTACGTTCAGCATCGGCTGAAGATCGCCGGCGCCAGGAACGCCGACATCTTCACCGACGCCGCGCTCGGCCGGATCGCCAAGTATGCGCGCGGCATTCCACGGCTCGTGAACATCGTCTGCGATCACTCGCTCCTCTTCGGCTACGCCGAACAGAAGCGGCGCATCGATGCGGAAACAGTGGATGAGGTCGTGGGCTATCTCGAGCAAGGCGAGCGCCCGCAGCGGAAACCGGCGCTCGGCCGCGCCGGGTGGCGAATGGTCAAGGCGCCGCTTCATTGGCTCTCCGGCGCGCTGGCGGCCGTGTTGGTTCTCGGCTTGGTATTTTTCGTATTGAGATTGGGCGCGCTTGAAGATTTCTCGCTTCAGGTGGAGGGCGCCGTCATCGAGGCGCTACGCTCCCTGTTCAGCGCGCTCGCGGCCTTTCTGCAAGAATCCGTTCGATTCAGGTTCACGTCTTTTCTTACGTAA
- a CDS encoding CpsD/CapB family tyrosine-protein kinase has product MSKFFEALEQAELERAREEEAERRRVPERPREISPSRAAKAGPSKSAAVYDRPADAAAKTAAREKPAPRPKPPMEAPLGGLDDHLVSLLDPASPESEQYRTLCCALEQDPNLRVVAITSPGGGDGKTLTAINIAATLSQAAQNRVLLIDADLRHPSVAVHFGMDHLEQPGLIDAVLNPDVALRDVEIALPTFNLSIVTAGHSFDPPYEALKSPKLAALVQEARRRYDYVVVDTPPIVPVPDCRVIGRWVEGFLIVVAAHQTPRKLLEEALNIVDPAKVVGLVFNGDDVPLSRYYDYYYYASGRSHGGNGAAWSDRLKKAAASSQTSFRLAQK; this is encoded by the coding sequence ATGAGTAAATTCTTCGAGGCATTGGAGCAAGCGGAGCTGGAGCGGGCGCGGGAGGAAGAGGCCGAGCGGCGGCGCGTCCCGGAGCGCCCGCGCGAGATTTCCCCGAGCCGGGCCGCCAAAGCGGGTCCGAGCAAAAGCGCTGCGGTCTACGATCGCCCGGCCGACGCGGCGGCCAAGACCGCAGCCAGGGAAAAACCCGCGCCGCGGCCCAAGCCGCCTATGGAAGCGCCGCTCGGCGGCCTCGACGATCACCTGGTAAGCCTTCTCGACCCGGCGTCGCCCGAGTCCGAGCAGTATCGAACTCTTTGCTGCGCGCTGGAACAGGATCCGAACCTTCGCGTCGTCGCGATCACCAGCCCCGGAGGCGGCGACGGCAAAACGCTCACGGCGATCAACATAGCGGCCACGCTGTCCCAAGCCGCCCAGAACCGCGTTCTTCTGATCGACGCCGATCTGCGCCACCCGTCGGTGGCGGTCCATTTCGGGATGGATCATCTCGAGCAACCGGGTCTGATCGATGCCGTTCTGAATCCGGACGTTGCGCTTCGAGACGTCGAGATCGCTCTGCCGACGTTCAACCTTTCCATCGTAACCGCCGGGCACAGCTTCGATCCCCCGTACGAGGCGCTCAAATCGCCGAAGCTCGCGGCGCTCGTCCAAGAGGCGCGCCGGAGATACGACTATGTGGTCGTCGATACGCCGCCGATCGTTCCGGTTCCGGACTGCCGGGTCATCGGCCGGTGGGTCGAGGGATTCTTGATCGTCGTCGCCGCGCACCAAACGCCGAGAAAATTACTGGAGGAAGCCTTGAACATCGTCGATCCGGCGAAAGTCGTCGGTCTCGTGTTCAACGGCGACGACGTCCCGCTCTCGCGTTATTACGATTACTATTACTACGCTTCCGGCCGTTCCCACGGCGGCAATGGCGCCGCGTGGAGCGACCGGCTGAAAAAAGCCGCGGCTTCTTCCCAAACTTCTTTTCGGCTCGCCCAGAAATGA
- a CDS encoding sugar transferase, protein MTALKNSIAAILFLLEGGAIFGAAYALLSAWGSAAPKDGGFLTAPPERALAFSFCCLAALYTNGLYRRGAVRSLAEVSPRLFRSVPLMLLFLGLIYTLVPQSTIPTAALISGVAAVTGLLWVLRASIYGLLQRRAFLKRVVILGNCPLVGKLIREIERQIPCQYVIAAIVDDSVTLGRPLVRRTVRRILEQLGYPYMGPLRHLRKIVEEVRPERIIVAPAVGLDRPFVRQILLEARSHGIVVEHGAEVYERLTGKVPIEWLTPESLVFSKNFRRSGFDQALARISSLVAAIMGLIVFAPLMAGIAVAIKLDSRGPVLFVQERVGRRGRTFKLLKFRTMHPARRSTSEWAEDNADRITRVGKWLRKFRFDELPQFVNIFKGDMNLIGPRPHPVSNFELFVLVSRNAPECGQPIPYYSLRSMVRPGITGWAQIRYRYANGLEEEIEKMRYDLYYIKHMSFWFDLCILVQTIKVVLFGQESRRASCSKDPPASRPEPRLESAA, encoded by the coding sequence ATGACCGCGCTCAAAAACAGCATTGCCGCGATCCTGTTCTTGCTCGAAGGCGGCGCCATCTTCGGCGCGGCTTACGCGCTGCTGTCGGCTTGGGGGAGCGCCGCGCCGAAGGACGGAGGCTTCCTAACGGCGCCGCCCGAGCGGGCGCTGGCGTTTTCTTTCTGCTGCCTCGCCGCTCTATACACCAACGGTCTCTACCGTCGCGGCGCCGTCCGGAGCCTCGCCGAAGTATCGCCGCGGCTCTTTCGATCCGTGCCCCTGATGCTGCTGTTTCTGGGGCTGATCTATACTCTCGTTCCGCAAAGCACGATTCCCACGGCGGCGCTCATCTCCGGCGTCGCGGCCGTGACCGGTCTCTTGTGGGTTCTGCGCGCGAGCATCTATGGTCTTCTACAACGCCGGGCTTTTCTCAAGCGGGTCGTCATTCTCGGCAACTGCCCGCTGGTCGGGAAACTCATCCGTGAAATCGAGCGCCAAATTCCTTGTCAGTACGTCATTGCCGCGATCGTCGACGACTCGGTGACTCTGGGACGGCCGCTGGTCCGCCGCACCGTGAGAAGGATTCTCGAGCAGCTCGGCTATCCCTACATGGGTCCGCTGAGGCACCTGCGCAAGATCGTCGAGGAAGTGCGGCCCGAGCGCATCATCGTCGCGCCGGCGGTTGGATTGGATCGTCCTTTCGTGCGCCAGATCCTCCTCGAAGCCCGCTCCCATGGAATCGTCGTCGAACACGGCGCCGAGGTCTATGAGCGCCTCACCGGAAAAGTGCCGATCGAGTGGCTGACGCCGGAGAGCCTCGTCTTTTCCAAGAACTTTCGCCGCTCCGGCTTCGACCAGGCATTGGCGCGCATCAGCAGTCTCGTAGCCGCCATCATGGGACTCATCGTCTTTGCGCCCCTGATGGCGGGGATCGCCGTGGCCATCAAACTGGATTCGCGCGGCCCCGTCCTTTTTGTTCAGGAGCGGGTCGGCCGGCGCGGCCGGACTTTCAAGCTGCTCAAGTTCCGCACGATGCACCCGGCCCGCCGGAGCACTTCCGAATGGGCTGAGGATAACGCCGACCGGATCACGCGGGTCGGCAAGTGGCTGAGAAAGTTCCGTTTCGACGAGCTGCCGCAATTCGTGAACATCTTCAAGGGCGATATGAATCTGATCGGTCCGCGGCCCCACCCGGTGTCGAACTTCGAGCTTTTCGTTCTGGTGTCGAGGAACGCCCCCGAATGCGGCCAGCCGATTCCTTATTACTCTCTGCGCTCGATGGTCCGGCCCGGAATCACCGGCTGGGCGCAGATCCGGTATCGTTATGCCAACGGCTTGGAGGAAGAGATCGAGAAGATGCGCTACGACCTCTACTACATCAAACACATGTCGTTCTGGTTCGACCTCTGCATTCTTGTCCAAACGATCAAGGTCGTCCTCTTCGGGCAGGAATCGCGGCGCGCTTCGTGTTCCAAAGATCCTCCGGCGAGCCGGCCCGAGCCCCGGCTGGAAAGCGCCGCCTGA
- a CDS encoding O-antigen ligase family protein, translating to MQRSSSLEWWRPDISADSAAPARTAPAAVTRGSSVPFWALAAFTAILLISPQSYFPIFEKLRIALLTAGLAAAAYFWDCLVYRQPLTIRSREIWLAALLAAWALVTVPFSYSPGASLSFLFEAYVKSLVVFWLLANIVSSVTRLRAVAWELSLIAIPLALTAVYNFYSGVFLDPTVKQRIAGYQGAVAGNPNDLALMINLILPFSVALLLIHRSRPAARFLLTAGIGLSAVAVIVTFSRGGFVTLTTLFLLYLWKFRRRSERRWMWTLFAFLLVSIPLAGPEYLERLSTITDIKADETGSAQQRWGDMAAAAEFTLRHPIIGAGIGQNLQAVRELRGPSGYLVHNVYLEYAAELGIPGLVLFLLLLAGGIKSAALVQRETKEARGERGELFYLAEGIQTSLIAFAVSCLFYPVAYHVHFYYIAGLAVAAQALCRSESGSWK from the coding sequence ATGCAGCGCAGCTCATCGCTCGAATGGTGGCGCCCGGATATTTCGGCGGACAGCGCCGCTCCGGCTCGGACGGCCCCCGCGGCCGTCACGCGCGGCAGCTCGGTCCCGTTCTGGGCGCTCGCGGCTTTCACGGCCATCTTGTTGATCTCGCCCCAGAGCTACTTCCCGATCTTCGAGAAGTTGCGCATCGCGCTCCTCACGGCCGGTCTGGCGGCGGCCGCCTATTTTTGGGACTGCCTGGTCTACCGGCAGCCTCTTACCATTCGGTCGCGCGAGATTTGGCTCGCCGCTCTGCTGGCGGCGTGGGCGCTCGTCACCGTTCCCTTCTCCTACTCGCCGGGAGCGAGCTTATCCTTTCTTTTCGAGGCCTACGTCAAGAGCCTGGTCGTCTTCTGGTTGCTGGCGAACATCGTGAGCTCCGTCACAAGGCTCCGCGCCGTCGCCTGGGAGCTCAGCCTGATAGCGATCCCGCTCGCCCTGACGGCGGTCTATAATTTTTATTCGGGCGTTTTTCTCGATCCCACGGTGAAGCAGCGCATCGCGGGCTACCAGGGCGCGGTCGCCGGGAATCCGAACGATCTCGCCTTGATGATCAATCTGATTCTTCCTTTCAGCGTCGCGCTCTTGCTGATCCATCGCAGCAGACCCGCCGCGCGGTTCCTCTTGACGGCCGGCATCGGCCTTTCGGCCGTGGCGGTCATCGTCACCTTTTCGCGCGGCGGATTCGTTACGCTGACGACGCTTTTCCTCCTCTATCTGTGGAAATTTCGCCGCCGGTCGGAGCGCCGTTGGATGTGGACGCTGTTTGCCTTTCTGCTGGTGTCGATCCCCCTGGCGGGTCCGGAATATCTCGAGCGCCTGTCGACCATCACGGACATAAAAGCGGACGAGACCGGCTCGGCGCAGCAGCGCTGGGGGGACATGGCGGCCGCCGCCGAATTCACGCTTAGACATCCGATCATCGGCGCCGGAATCGGCCAAAACTTGCAGGCCGTCCGCGAGCTGCGGGGGCCCTCCGGCTACTTGGTTCACAACGTCTACCTGGAATACGCCGCGGAGTTGGGAATCCCGGGCCTCGTGCTCTTTCTCCTGTTGCTCGCCGGCGGCATCAAGTCCGCCGCCCTCGTTCAAAGGGAAACCAAAGAAGCGCGGGGCGAGCGCGGCGAGCTGTTCTATCTCGCGGAAGGGATACAGACGAGCCTGATTGCGTTCGCAGTCTCCTGCTTGTTTTATCCCGTGGCGTATCACGTTCATTTTTACTACATCGCCGGCCTCGCGGTTGCAGCCCAGGCCCTGTGCCGATCAGAAAGCGGATCGTGGAAATAA
- a CDS encoding glycosyltransferase yields the protein MEINRIKLLKFLHTFEIGGTERQVVTLARKLDPAKFDLSMACFYKMGPFLQDIERRRIPLKEYGVRSLRSATAFREALRCAGDLRRDRTEIVHAYGFYSNVFAIPAARLAGVPVVIGSIRDTVEGPPLQRRAHKLVCRLADCVLVNAEVIKQRLIAEGYNGSKIRVIKNGIDLSRFAKKNEDCKVRLEFGLPPAAPLVVVLARLSRFKGIEYFLQAAAIVAKRIEEARFLIVGDLKYDQAYRTELKRQATRLGIGRRVIFTGFRLDVPEVLSEASISVLPCHSAEGLSNSLLESMAVGLPVVATTVGGNPEVVEEGTTGLLVPPREPEALARAISLLLANPETARRFGAAGRQRVARHFSLERMTRDTEELYSQLLETARRRTASANADGRFSRRWRRSRNLLRSPR from the coding sequence GTGGAAATAAATCGAATCAAGCTGCTGAAGTTTCTTCACACCTTCGAGATCGGCGGCACCGAGAGGCAGGTGGTGACGCTCGCCCGAAAACTCGATCCGGCCAAGTTCGATTTAAGCATGGCCTGCTTCTACAAGATGGGACCCTTCCTGCAAGACATCGAGCGGCGCCGGATACCGCTCAAGGAATATGGGGTCAGAAGTCTCCGCAGCGCCACGGCTTTCAGAGAAGCGCTCCGATGCGCCGGCGACCTAAGGCGCGACCGGACCGAGATCGTTCACGCCTACGGTTTTTATTCCAACGTGTTTGCCATTCCGGCCGCGCGGCTGGCGGGCGTCCCGGTCGTGATCGGGTCGATTCGCGACACGGTGGAAGGTCCGCCGCTGCAGCGTCGGGCGCACAAACTGGTTTGCCGCCTGGCCGACTGTGTTCTGGTCAACGCCGAGGTCATCAAACAGCGGCTCATCGCGGAAGGATACAATGGGTCCAAGATCAGAGTGATCAAGAACGGCATCGATCTCTCCAGGTTCGCAAAGAAAAATGAAGACTGCAAAGTGCGTCTGGAGTTCGGGCTGCCTCCCGCCGCGCCCCTGGTGGTCGTGCTGGCGCGTCTCAGCCGATTCAAGGGAATCGAATATTTCCTGCAAGCGGCGGCCATCGTAGCCAAGCGCATCGAGGAGGCGCGCTTCCTGATCGTCGGGGATCTTAAATACGACCAAGCCTACAGGACTGAGCTGAAGCGTCAGGCGACTCGTCTCGGCATCGGCAGGCGCGTCATCTTCACCGGCTTCAGGCTCGACGTGCCGGAGGTACTCTCGGAAGCTTCGATCTCCGTCCTCCCCTGCCATAGCGCCGAAGGGCTGTCGAATTCTTTGCTCGAGTCCATGGCGGTCGGCCTGCCGGTCGTCGCCACGACGGTCGGCGGCAATCCGGAAGTCGTCGAGGAGGGAACGACCGGCCTGCTCGTGCCGCCGCGCGAGCCCGAAGCGCTGGCCCGGGCGATTTCACTGCTGCTCGCCAACCCCGAGACGGCGCGCAGATTCGGCGCGGCGGGGAGACAACGGGTCGCGCGGCACTTTTCTCTGGAGCGAATGACCCGGGATACGGAAGAACTCTACAGCCAGCTTCTGGAAACCGCCCGCCGCAGGACCGCGTCCGCAAACGCGGACGGGCGCTTTTCCAGACGCTGGCGTCGGTCGCGCAATCTGTTGCGGTCGCCGCGCTGA
- a CDS encoding GNAT family N-acetyltransferase, giving the protein MMPATALSLEQSSTDAEISVEAVTEYDAFLDLAPDWNRLVEEAEIDHPFLRHEWFRAWWDSFGTGKQLHILVVRRGAETIGIAPLMLSPARIYGLKMRRLQSIHNDHSPRFDLIVGGLPEDVYGAIWNYLSRRRKFWDVLQVSQILTCSPTFAALSGLARAEGLLVGIWPSDHSPYIDLAPGWNAYQARLSSHHKGKIRRRLRQLELLGRVELEIVATNENMDAALADGFRLEAAGWKSESGTAIRCQPDLVRFYSQLARNAAAVGALRLIFLTVGGTRIAFAYGMGYKNKLFVLKTGYHPEYAAYSPYNILCYLLFRDACERGLAEYEFLGVDDSWKLSWTKTTKAHCWLYVFRNAPRPRLLHWLKFQAAPRIKRSWPAVFLRR; this is encoded by the coding sequence ATGATGCCGGCAACAGCCCTTTCTTTGGAACAGTCTTCGACCGATGCCGAGATATCGGTCGAAGCCGTCACCGAGTACGATGCCTTTCTCGACCTCGCGCCTGACTGGAATCGGCTGGTCGAAGAGGCCGAAATCGATCATCCCTTTCTCCGCCACGAGTGGTTCCGCGCGTGGTGGGACAGTTTCGGAACCGGAAAACAGCTCCACATTCTCGTCGTCAGGAGGGGCGCGGAAACCATCGGCATAGCCCCGCTCATGCTGAGCCCCGCCCGCATCTATGGTCTCAAGATGCGCCGGCTCCAATCGATTCATAACGACCACAGCCCGCGCTTCGACCTCATCGTCGGCGGCTTGCCGGAAGACGTTTACGGCGCCATTTGGAATTACCTCTCCAGGCGCCGGAAATTTTGGGACGTGCTGCAGGTCTCGCAGATACTAACTTGCTCGCCGACGTTCGCGGCGCTGTCGGGCCTGGCGCGGGCGGAGGGCCTTCTCGTCGGCATTTGGCCTTCGGACCATTCGCCGTACATCGATCTGGCTCCGGGCTGGAACGCCTACCAGGCGCGCCTGAGCTCTCATCACAAAGGGAAAATCCGCCGGCGTTTGAGACAGCTCGAGCTTCTCGGCCGGGTGGAGCTCGAGATCGTCGCCACGAACGAAAACATGGACGCCGCGTTGGCGGACGGCTTTAGGCTCGAGGCCGCGGGCTGGAAAAGCGAATCGGGCACGGCCATTCGCTGCCAGCCGGACCTGGTGCGTTTTTATAGTCAACTGGCCCGGAACGCGGCGGCGGTCGGCGCGCTGCGCTTGATCTTTCTGACCGTCGGTGGAACGCGGATCGCGTTCGCCTACGGTATGGGCTACAAGAACAAGCTTTTTGTCCTCAAGACCGGCTACCACCCGGAGTATGCGGCCTACTCCCCGTACAACATTCTCTGCTACCTGCTTTTTCGCGACGCCTGCGAGCGCGGCTTGGCGGAATACGAATTTTTAGGAGTCGACGATAGCTGGAAGCTTAGCTGGACGAAAACAACCAAAGCGCACTGCTGGCTGTACGTGTTCAGGAATGCCCCGCGCCCGCGCCTGCTCCACTGGCTCAAGTTTCAAGCGGCGCCGAGAATAAAGCGCAGTTGGCCCGCGGTTTTTCTTCGGAGATAG
- a CDS encoding aminotransferase class V-fold PLP-dependent enzyme, with protein MYVPAWQLLSPRYFFRAARRCGRPFPLDAPNRTSFYVARSGIYHLIRALGFDRGATVLMPDYHSGVEVWAVRAAGARVEYYHVDRNMEPDLNEIEDLCRSNPRAIYMIHYLGWPQPVKEMREICRRRGLILIEDCALSFLSELDGQPLGTFGDYAVFCLYKTLPVPNGGILVQNGAPLDALADLETKPCDKLSVMARSAELMLDWLQTRSEFIGQALRLAKGAAGKALTALGRERLPVADITPEFQSAGYHVEKLNVGLSSLSAALLDRFDYESIRQTRRDNYSRLHELLAGKVPSLPRELEDGVCPLFFPLLVSEKHSAAQALWRQGIRAVEFWNYGYPEADEHTAPDARFLRDHALELPIHQDITPAQIEHMAEQVVKLPYSRFAREEFNRSRARGRRALLRSVS; from the coding sequence ATGTACGTTCCCGCCTGGCAATTGCTCAGTCCTAGGTATTTCTTCCGCGCCGCTCGCCGCTGCGGGCGGCCGTTCCCTCTCGACGCTCCCAACCGGACGTCCTTCTACGTGGCGCGGAGCGGGATCTACCATCTTATCCGCGCCCTCGGTTTTGACCGTGGCGCAACCGTGTTGATGCCGGACTACCACAGCGGCGTCGAAGTCTGGGCCGTGCGGGCGGCCGGCGCCCGCGTGGAATATTATCACGTCGATCGAAACATGGAGCCGGATCTGAACGAGATCGAAGATCTGTGCCGGTCCAACCCGAGGGCGATTTATATGATCCACTATCTCGGCTGGCCGCAGCCGGTGAAAGAAATGAGAGAGATCTGCCGAAGACGCGGCCTCATCTTGATCGAAGACTGCGCGCTTTCATTCCTGAGCGAGCTGGACGGACAACCGCTCGGAACCTTCGGCGACTATGCCGTGTTCTGCCTGTACAAAACACTGCCCGTTCCGAACGGCGGGATTTTGGTCCAGAACGGCGCGCCGCTCGACGCGCTGGCGGACCTCGAGACGAAGCCGTGCGATAAGCTCTCGGTCATGGCTCGCAGCGCGGAGCTGATGCTGGATTGGCTCCAGACCCGTTCGGAATTTATCGGGCAAGCGCTGCGCCTGGCGAAAGGCGCGGCCGGCAAAGCGCTCACCGCGCTCGGCAGGGAACGACTGCCGGTGGCGGACATCACCCCGGAGTTTCAATCGGCCGGCTACCACGTGGAAAAACTCAACGTCGGCCTGTCGTCTCTCTCCGCCGCCTTGCTCGACCGATTCGACTACGAGTCGATCCGGCAGACGCGGCGGGACAATTATTCGCGTCTCCACGAGCTGCTCGCGGGCAAGGTCCCGTCCTTGCCCCGGGAGCTGGAAGACGGCGTGTGCCCGCTGTTTTTCCCGCTTCTCGTGAGCGAAAAACATTCGGCCGCTCAAGCGCTGTGGCGACAGGGAATCCGCGCCGTGGAATTTTGGAATTACGGCTATCCCGAAGCGGACGAACACACGGCCCCGGACGCGCGCTTCCTTCGCGATCATGCCCTGGAGCTTCCCATCCATCAGGACATCACGCCGGCCCAGATCGAGCACATGGCGGAACAGGTCGTGAAGCTGCCATATTCCCGCTTCGCCCGCGAGGAGTTTAATCGCAGCCGGGCGCGCGGCCGGCGCGCGTTGCTCCGATCCGTTTCGTAG
- a CDS encoding GNAT family N-acetyltransferase, producing the protein MHAQTEIVEDASSFETLREEWSRLLETSASDCVFLTWEWLFTWWKHFFQGRKLSILALREGPELIALAPFASSPPGLRFFSPFRSLEFLGAGSIGSDYLDVILKRGKEEPALAALAEELAHEKRALKLDHLNRRSSSAAELAQRLKKLGWSLYEARRSVSPYIELAGHSWESYLAGLGPEHRYNVRRRMKNLSKQFDVRFEAAGTEEERREAFSLLVELHGMRWRQNGVGGVFRAPGLLSFHEEMSRLALERGWLRLFVLRLDGKPAAALYGFRYKGVFYFYQSGFDPAYGKFSVGLVTMGLAIKNAIEEGASEYDFLYGDEPYKFLWARRARELGCLEMYPPSMAGRVYKQAVDLNRAARKMARQVLAQPLSGLR; encoded by the coding sequence ATGCACGCGCAGACAGAAATCGTAGAAGACGCTTCGAGCTTCGAGACGCTCCGCGAGGAATGGAGCCGTCTCCTGGAGACGAGCGCGTCGGATTGCGTCTTCTTGACCTGGGAGTGGCTCTTCACCTGGTGGAAACATTTTTTTCAAGGGAGGAAGTTATCCATACTGGCGCTGCGCGAGGGTCCGGAATTGATCGCGCTCGCGCCGTTCGCGTCGAGTCCTCCCGGGCTGAGATTCTTTTCGCCTTTTCGCTCTCTCGAGTTTCTCGGCGCCGGCAGCATCGGCTCGGATTACCTGGACGTCATCCTCAAGCGCGGCAAGGAAGAACCAGCCTTGGCGGCGCTGGCGGAAGAATTGGCCCATGAAAAGCGCGCGCTCAAGCTCGATCATCTCAACCGGCGCTCCTCCTCGGCCGCCGAGTTGGCCCAACGACTGAAGAAGCTCGGCTGGAGTCTCTACGAGGCCAGACGCAGCGTGAGCCCGTACATCGAGCTGGCCGGCCATTCGTGGGAATCGTATCTCGCCGGCCTGGGACCCGAGCATCGCTACAATGTCCGGCGCCGCATGAAAAACCTCTCGAAGCAGTTCGATGTCCGCTTCGAAGCCGCCGGCACGGAAGAAGAGCGCCGCGAAGCGTTTTCTCTGCTGGTTGAGTTACACGGGATGCGCTGGCGACAAAACGGCGTCGGCGGGGTCTTTCGCGCGCCGGGCTTGCTCTCTTTCCACGAGGAGATGAGCCGGCTGGCTTTGGAGCGCGGCTGGCTCAGGCTCTTCGTTCTCCGGCTCGACGGCAAGCCCGCGGCCGCTCTTTACGGCTTCCGCTACAAAGGCGTTTTTTATTTTTACCAGTCCGGCTTCGATCCGGCCTACGGCAAATTCAGCGTCGGTCTGGTGACGATGGGCCTGGCGATCAAGAACGCTATCGAAGAAGGAGCATCGGAGTACGATTTCCTCTATGGCGACGAGCCCTACAAGTTTCTTTGGGCGCGCCGGGCGCGCGAGCTGGGATGCCTGGAGATGTATCCGCCCAGCATGGCCGGGCGGGTCTACAAACAAGCCGTCGATCTCAACCGCGCGGCCAGAAAGATGGCGCGCCAGGTGCTGGCTCAACCGCTCTCGGGCCTGAGATAG
- a CDS encoding polysaccharide deacetylase family protein, translating into MDLGTNHTLRRLVKTGIASALNWSGTDRLLDGPDLLIRRPVVLCYHRTVEDFAAGASQSLPSMLTSRAMLERHLDCLGRRFDFVSLDDLGAWLEGKKHFARSAAAVTFDDGYADFYHHAFPLLQRKGIPAAVFVPTDLAGTSALQIHDRLFLLLARAFERWGYRSAVGFVRSYLDRGKPAAYAQRIGFDEWTPPNAVSSLLGSLPQDEVHRLIETLETEIEIGPEAWNAHRALTWEMIVAMHRAGVTVGSHTKTHVELTNEKPQTILDEIQGSRSELERRLGTEVTHIAYPDGQFNAAVVQAAAACGYRFGYTTCRHRDARHPLLTIPRILLWENSCLDARGDFSPAIFKCLVRGLFPFTDNCLRDHRRTNGNGFDL; encoded by the coding sequence ATGGATCTCGGAACTAATCATACGCTGCGGCGGCTGGTAAAAACGGGCATAGCCTCCGCGTTGAACTGGAGCGGAACCGACCGGCTGCTGGACGGGCCGGATCTCCTTATCCGGAGGCCCGTGGTCTTGTGTTATCACCGGACGGTGGAAGACTTTGCCGCCGGCGCGAGTCAATCTCTCCCTTCGATGCTGACCAGCCGCGCAATGTTGGAGCGCCACCTCGATTGCCTGGGCCGCCGGTTCGATTTCGTCTCCCTCGACGACCTCGGCGCCTGGCTGGAAGGCAAAAAACATTTCGCCCGGTCGGCCGCCGCCGTCACCTTCGACGACGGTTACGCGGACTTCTATCACCACGCGTTTCCACTGTTGCAGCGCAAGGGAATTCCGGCGGCGGTTTTCGTGCCGACCGATCTGGCCGGGACTTCCGCTCTGCAGATCCACGACCGTCTCTTCCTCCTGCTCGCGCGCGCCTTCGAGCGCTGGGGGTATCGGTCCGCCGTGGGTTTCGTCCGGTCGTATCTCGACCGTGGGAAACCGGCCGCCTACGCGCAGAGGATCGGATTCGACGAGTGGACGCCGCCGAACGCCGTCAGCTCGCTGCTCGGCTCCTTGCCGCAAGACGAGGTTCACCGGTTGATCGAAACGCTGGAGACCGAGATCGAAATTGGGCCCGAGGCATGGAACGCGCATCGCGCCTTGACGTGGGAGATGATCGTCGCGATGCACCGAGCGGGCGTGACCGTCGGATCGCACACCAAAACACACGTCGAGCTCACCAACGAAAAGCCGCAAACGATTCTCGACGAGATCCAGGGCTCGCGCAGCGAGCTGGAGCGGAGGCTCGGAACGGAAGTGACGCACATCGCCTATCCCGACGGGCAGTTCAACGCCGCCGTGGTCCAGGCTGCGGCCGCGTGCGGCTACCGGTTCGGATACACCACTTGCCGGCACCGGGATGCGCGCCATCCTCTGTTGACGATACCGAGAATCCTCCTGTGGGAGAACTCCTGCCTCGATGCGCGCGGGGATTTTTCTCCCGCTATTTTCAAGTGCCTCGTGAGGGGACTCTTCCCTTTCACGGATAACTGCCTGCGGGATCACCGCAGAACGAATGGAAATGGATTCGACCTTTAA